A single region of the Parasphingorhabdus litoris DSM 22379 genome encodes:
- a CDS encoding cupin — protein sequence MADKLTDNPIHLGLGATAFSEPRFTGDPAWYQAYGERHADDGAEGRLVSLHHFTESWTVWEMHPLGAEVVMCFKGVISLIQQMEDGSERQIVLEQGEYAINPPGVWHTADVEGEATALFITAGQGTENRDR from the coding sequence ATGGCTGACAAACTAACCGATAACCCGATACATCTCGGACTGGGGGCAACCGCATTTTCCGAGCCCCGTTTCACTGGCGATCCTGCCTGGTATCAAGCTTATGGTGAGCGTCATGCTGATGATGGAGCAGAGGGGCGCTTGGTGTCGCTACACCATTTTACTGAATCTTGGACAGTATGGGAAATGCATCCCCTCGGTGCTGAAGTCGTCATGTGTTTCAAAGGCGTAATATCCTTGATTCAGCAAATGGAAGATGGATCTGAGCGACAAATCGTGCTCGAACAGGGCGAATATGCGATCAATCCCCCCGGCGTCTGGCACACGGCAGATGTCGAAGGAGAAGCGACCGCGCTCTTTATCACGGCCGGGCAGGGGACCGAAAACCGAGATCGTTAA
- the lptF gene encoding LPS export ABC transporter permease LptF: MKFLTSTDRYIARLIAVPLFSTLVIAAMLLVLEKMLRLFDFVAAEGGPVSVVWRMLANLIPEYLSLGIPIGLLLGILLAFRKLSLSSELDVFRAVGQGYARLLKVPYMFAVALMLVNLTLVGFIQPLSRYYYEELRFELRSGALGASIKVGEFTNLGSRMTMRIEESRDNGTKLGGMFVRAENKSGQVVSVTAERGQFLATDDPDTIILRLSQGILIHDAPGYDKPRILSFSSHDLPIDLPNIESFRSRGGEDLEYTIPELVRVGLDTDRPVAERNESRANFHYRMVEVVMMLLMPLLALALAIPPKRSNSALGVFVSIVMIVTYHKINQYGEDLGALGIVDPIIALWVPFFLFGGLIIWMYHMVAHVPGGQPIGALEKAFSKFGGVFKGILNFNRKRANVQE, translated from the coding sequence TTGAAATTTTTAACTTCTACCGACCGTTATATCGCCCGTTTGATAGCCGTTCCGCTGTTTAGTACGCTGGTTATCGCCGCAATGTTGCTCGTTCTTGAAAAAATGCTGCGGCTGTTTGACTTTGTTGCTGCAGAAGGCGGCCCAGTTAGCGTCGTTTGGCGAATGCTGGCCAATCTCATTCCGGAATATCTCTCGCTGGGCATACCCATTGGACTTTTGCTGGGCATCTTATTGGCATTTCGGAAACTGTCGTTAAGTTCTGAATTGGACGTTTTTCGGGCTGTTGGGCAAGGCTATGCCAGACTGCTAAAGGTTCCTTACATGTTTGCCGTGGCCCTTATGCTGGTCAATCTGACCTTGGTCGGATTTATTCAGCCGCTCTCGCGCTATTATTACGAAGAACTGCGCTTTGAACTCCGATCGGGTGCGCTGGGCGCTTCCATAAAAGTGGGCGAATTCACAAACTTGGGATCAAGAATGACCATGCGGATCGAGGAAAGCCGCGATAATGGTACGAAATTGGGTGGAATGTTTGTCCGGGCAGAGAATAAATCAGGACAAGTCGTCTCCGTAACAGCGGAACGTGGCCAGTTTTTGGCCACTGATGACCCAGATACAATCATTTTACGCCTGTCACAGGGCATTTTGATCCATGATGCACCCGGTTATGATAAACCCCGAATACTAAGCTTCAGCAGTCATGATCTACCGATCGATCTACCCAATATAGAATCTTTTCGCTCCAGAGGGGGAGAAGATCTGGAATATACAATTCCAGAGCTCGTCAGAGTTGGTTTGGACACGGATCGCCCGGTGGCAGAACGCAACGAAAGCCGCGCCAATTTTCATTACAGAATGGTAGAAGTGGTCATGATGCTGCTCATGCCTCTCTTGGCTTTGGCCCTCGCGATTCCGCCAAAACGGTCAAATTCAGCGCTAGGTGTCTTTGTTTCTATAGTGATGATTGTGACCTATCATAAAATCAACCAATATGGCGAAGATCTTGGCGCACTCGGTATAGTGGACCCGATAATTGCCCTTTGGGTGCCTTTTTTCCTCTTCGGCGGCCTCATCATATGGATGTACCATATGGTGGCGCATGTCCCTGGCGGTCAGCCGATTGGCGCGCTCGAAAAAGCATTTTCAAAATTTGGCGGTGTTTTCAAAGGGATCCTCAATTTCAATCGGAAGCGGGCAAATGTTCAAGAATAG
- a CDS encoding enoyl-CoA hydratase/isomerase family protein, with translation MTNPILIEQRGPIEVLSLNRPDKLNTMNEDMIFALQDYFRGLQDRHDIRVVLFRAEGRVFCAGLDIGAWKNDGSRGQVQHIWRTQRSIATVMQLMRQCPQPIISLAQGAACGGGFSLLLASDVRYGAPSLKMNAAYIKIGLGGCDMGSSYFLPRLVGSSLASELLLTGRFIQAERAEKLGLISEVVEEDKLVSTGLSLAEEMLDTAPMGLRLTKDALNRNIDAQSFEAAMAIEDRQQAMLSLTEDSREAAKAFFSKRKPDYKDR, from the coding sequence TTGACCAACCCCATCTTGATCGAACAACGCGGCCCGATTGAAGTTCTCTCGCTCAACCGGCCTGATAAACTCAATACCATGAACGAAGATATGATCTTCGCGCTACAGGACTATTTCCGGGGACTGCAGGACCGGCATGATATCCGCGTTGTGCTATTTCGCGCCGAAGGGCGGGTCTTTTGCGCCGGATTGGATATCGGCGCCTGGAAAAATGATGGGTCACGCGGACAAGTGCAGCATATCTGGCGCACGCAGCGCAGCATCGCTACCGTCATGCAGCTGATGCGACAATGCCCACAGCCAATTATTTCACTGGCCCAGGGCGCGGCCTGCGGCGGCGGATTTTCGTTACTTCTGGCCAGTGATGTCCGCTATGGCGCACCGAGCCTGAAAATGAATGCCGCTTACATCAAAATCGGTCTGGGCGGTTGCGATATGGGATCAAGCTATTTCCTGCCAAGACTGGTGGGGTCATCACTTGCATCAGAATTGCTTCTAACCGGCCGGTTCATTCAAGCTGAACGTGCTGAGAAGCTGGGATTGATCAGCGAAGTCGTTGAAGAAGACAAACTGGTCAGCACTGGCCTTTCACTGGCCGAAGAGATGCTCGATACCGCGCCAATGGGACTACGTCTGACCAAAGATGCACTCAACCGCAATATCGATGCACAGAGCTTTGAAGCAGCTATGGCGATCGAAGATCGACAGCAAGCCATGCTCAGCCTGACCGAAGACAGTCGCGAGGCTGCCAAGGCCTTTTTCAGCAAGCGCAAACCGGACTATAAGGACCGCTGA
- a CDS encoding fatty acid desaturase family protein, protein MKHSLPKAKDATKAEAFDDNELIRTAAKVTRDLNAVRPAIYWTDLLASALIGYGAMVAAILVENTGLAVLAGIISVLALYRAGSFIHELTHIKRGSMKGFHFAWNALIGVPLLLPSFMYEGVHNLHHARTRYGTVEDPEYLPLALMKPYTVPLFVLVSALAPIGLLIRYAFLAPLSAIIPPLRKLVVERYSGLVINPDFRRRPPEGELKKQWYAQEIAASIWSIALLTAVATGFLPLKAFLIAMAIAAGSVILNQVRTLVAHLWENEGEVMTVTEQYLDSVNVPPPGLLPALWAPVGLRYHALHHLLPGVPYHALGEAHRRIAEALPKGSTYYRANHNSLFGLVAGLVRGSSGHAASSRPGTAN, encoded by the coding sequence ATGAAACATTCTCTCCCCAAGGCAAAAGATGCCACAAAAGCAGAGGCTTTTGACGATAATGAATTGATCCGGACAGCTGCAAAAGTGACACGGGATCTTAACGCTGTACGCCCTGCCATTTATTGGACGGATTTACTGGCGTCTGCATTGATCGGCTATGGTGCCATGGTCGCTGCAATCTTGGTTGAAAATACCGGGCTAGCGGTCTTGGCAGGAATCATTTCTGTGCTCGCGCTTTATCGGGCTGGCAGTTTCATTCACGAATTGACCCATATCAAGCGCGGTTCGATGAAGGGCTTTCATTTTGCCTGGAATGCATTGATCGGCGTTCCGCTCTTGTTGCCATCCTTCATGTATGAAGGCGTTCACAACTTGCACCATGCGCGGACACGCTATGGCACAGTGGAAGATCCAGAATATCTGCCTCTGGCACTAATGAAACCCTACACAGTGCCGTTATTTGTGCTGGTATCGGCATTGGCCCCGATCGGTTTGCTGATCCGTTATGCTTTTCTGGCACCGCTTTCTGCAATCATCCCGCCTTTGCGCAAGCTGGTGGTAGAGCGTTATTCCGGTTTGGTGATAAACCCTGATTTTCGACGCCGCCCACCAGAAGGCGAATTGAAGAAACAATGGTATGCGCAAGAGATTGCGGCCAGTATCTGGTCCATTGCATTGCTAACTGCAGTGGCCACCGGGTTTTTGCCTTTGAAAGCCTTTCTTATCGCTATGGCGATCGCAGCCGGTTCGGTCATACTCAATCAGGTTCGTACTCTGGTGGCTCATTTATGGGAAAATGAGGGAGAGGTGATGACGGTGACTGAACAATATCTTGATAGCGTTAATGTGCCACCGCCGGGTCTATTGCCAGCTTTATGGGCTCCTGTGGGATTGCGCTATCACGCGCTGCACCATTTGCTGCCCGGTGTTCCTTATCATGCACTGGGTGAGGCGCACCGCCGTATTGCGGAAGCATTGCCCAAAGGTTCGACTTATTATCGCGCTAATCACAACAGCCTGTTTGGACTGGTTGCTGGTTTGGTGCGGGGAAGCTCTGGCCATGCGGCGTCTTCAAGACCTGGAACGGCAAACTGA
- a CDS encoding DUF2141 domain-containing protein → MLKFAASLALSTALLAMPASAATAGQKISNDLSRCQAGNGPAVLVNISGVKASSGKIRVQSYRGTKAEWLKKGAWINRIEAPAKRNNMTFCVPIPASGTYGIAVRHDVDGNGKTDISRDGGGMSNNPSINIFNLGKPSYKKTKFTVGNEVKSINIKMKYL, encoded by the coding sequence ATGTTGAAATTTGCAGCGTCTCTTGCGCTTTCAACCGCCCTTTTGGCTATGCCGGCTTCGGCAGCGACCGCCGGACAAAAAATTTCGAATGATCTGAGCAGATGCCAGGCCGGCAATGGCCCCGCTGTTTTGGTGAATATAAGTGGCGTCAAGGCGTCATCGGGTAAAATTCGCGTGCAAAGCTATCGTGGCACGAAAGCTGAGTGGCTTAAAAAAGGCGCATGGATCAACCGTATCGAAGCACCTGCGAAGCGGAACAACATGACTTTTTGCGTACCGATACCGGCCAGTGGAACTTATGGCATCGCGGTGCGCCACGATGTTGATGGAAATGGCAAGACGGATATTTCCAGAGATGGTGGCGGGATGTCTAACAACCCGAGCATCAATATCTTTAACCTTGGCAAACCCAGTTACAAGAAAACCAAATTCACTGTTGGCAATGAAGTGAAATCGATCAACATCAAAATGAAATATCTGTGA
- a CDS encoding cytochrome P450, translating to MQDGAAVRDDVPTHDFDIYGEPAIKADVHEAFLALKNEAPPLFWTPKNGGHWIVTDGDMMIELLRKPNIFSNENFSIPHVENIPKTIPLSLDPPEHRPYRQMMRPFFEKKAIAPLEERIQQWADKLIGAVKADGHCEFIDAVGSRFPVSVFMEMLGLPLDRFDEFRALVDENFALAGTPEVAQVQQKIVAMLAEFVKERQADLKDDMMSHIIRSDIDGRTLSFEELLSIAHLLFLAGLDTVVNALSFSMKHLAIDTDLQTRIIDNPACIPDVTEELLRRYSFVNLPRQINEDTMLGGQKLSKGEKIICPLAMIGWEEKLNKNPMTVSVDRKHYRHGAFGSGIHTCLGLHLARMELHIFYETWFREIGRFQLDLNKPQGAMRGGVVWAIEELWLRWK from the coding sequence ATGCAGGATGGCGCAGCGGTGCGCGATGACGTGCCCACTCATGATTTCGATATATATGGCGAACCGGCGATCAAGGCTGACGTGCATGAAGCCTTCCTTGCGCTCAAGAATGAAGCCCCTCCCCTGTTCTGGACGCCGAAAAATGGCGGGCACTGGATTGTTACTGACGGCGACATGATGATCGAGTTGCTGCGCAAGCCAAACATCTTTTCCAACGAGAATTTTTCTATCCCCCATGTCGAGAACATACCCAAGACGATCCCGCTTTCGCTCGATCCACCGGAGCATCGTCCCTATCGCCAAATGATGCGACCGTTTTTCGAGAAAAAGGCAATTGCACCCTTGGAGGAACGGATTCAGCAATGGGCCGACAAGCTTATCGGTGCGGTCAAGGCGGATGGGCACTGTGAATTTATCGACGCGGTTGGCTCGCGCTTTCCGGTATCGGTTTTCATGGAGATGCTGGGACTTCCACTGGACCGGTTTGATGAGTTTCGGGCCCTTGTGGACGAGAATTTTGCGCTGGCAGGTACGCCCGAAGTCGCACAGGTTCAGCAGAAAATTGTCGCGATGCTGGCAGAATTTGTGAAAGAACGTCAGGCGGATCTCAAGGACGATATGATGAGTCATATCATCCGGTCCGATATAGACGGGCGCACGCTTAGTTTTGAAGAGCTTCTATCCATCGCGCATCTTCTGTTCCTTGCTGGCCTCGACACGGTGGTCAATGCACTCAGTTTTAGCATGAAGCATCTGGCGATAGACACAGATTTGCAGACAAGAATTATCGACAATCCCGCCTGCATTCCAGATGTTACCGAAGAATTGTTGCGCCGTTACAGCTTCGTCAATCTGCCGCGTCAGATCAATGAAGATACCATGTTGGGCGGCCAGAAACTGTCAAAAGGGGAGAAGATTATCTGCCCACTTGCAATGATCGGCTGGGAGGAAAAGCTCAACAAAAACCCGATGACGGTTTCAGTTGATCGCAAGCATTATCGCCATGGTGCTTTTGGCTCGGGCATCCACACGTGTTTGGGGCTGCATCTTGCCCGCATGGAATTGCATATTTTCTATGAAACCTGGTTCCGCGAAATAGGACGGTTTCAACTTGATCTGAACAAACCACAAGGCGCTATGCGCGGCGGAGTGGTCTGGGCGATCGAAGAGCTTTGGTTGCGCTGGAAATAG
- the lptG gene encoding LPS export ABC transporter permease LptG, with protein MNFFPSRTLAFYMAKMLMVRTLAVLAMLVLVLQALDLLGESGRIMAQEGNGQAELWTYVSLRAPQLVARFLPFAVLLGTIITAATLNQNSEVVSMKAGGLSAHQILAPLIIASMFVAIISFLFNEIVVAPATARLSAWEKVEYGPIPEASNVRTNIWVRDGNNLINAKTVTGRGNDVLLEDIVIYDRVNDGLRSLMQGDEARYDGSQWTMTGVTQFNVLTGTEEQKDSIILGESLRPDQFTLANVNAEGLSFLELRSAIAELKEAGRPTMGLESSLWHKISGPLSSILMPLLGAVAAFGLARSGQLFVRAVIGMALGFAYFVADNFSLAMGTIGAYPPLLAAWAPFMLFFLIGETVLIRTEE; from the coding sequence ATGAATTTTTTTCCGTCACGCACCCTGGCCTTCTACATGGCAAAAATGCTCATGGTGCGAACTCTCGCAGTGCTTGCGATGCTTGTTCTCGTCCTGCAAGCGCTTGATCTGCTTGGTGAAAGCGGGCGTATCATGGCACAGGAAGGCAATGGTCAAGCCGAGCTGTGGACCTATGTCAGCTTGCGTGCGCCGCAATTGGTTGCACGGTTTTTGCCATTCGCGGTACTGCTTGGGACGATCATCACCGCCGCCACGCTGAACCAGAATAGTGAAGTTGTCTCTATGAAAGCCGGCGGCTTGTCAGCGCATCAGATTTTGGCACCGTTGATCATTGCCAGCATGTTCGTCGCCATCATTTCTTTCCTGTTCAATGAAATTGTTGTGGCACCTGCCACGGCGCGTCTCTCTGCTTGGGAAAAAGTCGAATATGGCCCGATTCCAGAGGCCAGCAACGTCCGCACAAATATATGGGTTCGCGATGGTAATAATCTCATAAATGCCAAAACAGTGACCGGGCGCGGGAATGATGTTTTGCTTGAAGATATCGTGATCTATGACCGCGTTAATGACGGCCTTCGCAGCCTGATGCAGGGTGATGAGGCACGGTATGACGGTTCTCAATGGACCATGACGGGCGTGACACAGTTCAACGTCTTGACCGGCACGGAAGAACAAAAAGATAGTATCATCTTGGGCGAATCTCTGCGCCCAGATCAATTCACATTGGCTAACGTTAACGCCGAGGGGCTCTCTTTCTTGGAGCTAAGGTCTGCCATAGCTGAACTGAAGGAAGCTGGCAGACCAACAATGGGGCTTGAATCCAGCCTTTGGCACAAAATTTCAGGCCCCTTATCTTCCATCTTGATGCCATTGCTCGGTGCCGTGGCAGCATTTGGTCTTGCGCGATCAGGGCAACTTTTCGTTCGCGCCGTGATCGGCATGGCGCTGGGTTTCGCCTATTTTGTCGCTGATAACTTCTCGCTCGCCATGGGCACCATTGGTGCTTATCCGCCCCTGTTGGCTGCATGGGCTCCATTCATGTTGTTTTTTCTGATCGGCGAAACAGTACTGATCCGAACCGAAGAATAG
- a CDS encoding diacylglycerol/lipid kinase family protein, which yields MANVALLSNPNSTGNRAILPEVRSYCVKNSDVFHYEVDAVDEITKALETIARVKPKVLVINGGDGTVQAALTELHQGGHFGENPPPVAVLPNGKTNLIALDLGAEGNPLKALERIVEMAKHDLHDHLVDRELIALSDGSKDSKVVLGMFLGGAGLSEFILYCRHKIYPLGLPNAASHLLTVFAALASVLFGIRAKFLPNRPSPISISLIKKGQYQGNFAILIVTTLEKLLLMRRFTRSRGRRGRLQFMAIDQKPAALVRFILSVLFGRLGKTVQKGIHLEQGDVIRIEGKNSNVVMDGELFRAKEGKPIVLKSTEPVSFLRLAA from the coding sequence ATGGCCAATGTAGCGCTACTTTCTAATCCAAACTCCACGGGAAATCGTGCGATCTTGCCGGAAGTACGTTCCTATTGTGTCAAGAACAGCGATGTTTTCCACTACGAGGTCGACGCAGTTGACGAAATTACCAAGGCGCTGGAAACTATTGCGAGAGTGAAACCCAAGGTGCTGGTGATTAATGGCGGGGACGGCACTGTTCAGGCTGCCCTTACAGAATTGCATCAAGGCGGGCATTTCGGTGAAAATCCTCCACCTGTCGCTGTTCTGCCCAATGGCAAAACAAATTTGATAGCGCTGGATTTAGGAGCGGAAGGTAATCCGTTGAAGGCTCTGGAACGTATCGTTGAAATGGCGAAACATGATCTGCACGATCATCTTGTGGACCGCGAACTTATTGCCCTGTCCGATGGTAGCAAAGACAGCAAAGTCGTCTTGGGCATGTTTCTGGGCGGTGCAGGCCTGTCTGAGTTTATTCTTTATTGTCGGCATAAAATTTACCCGCTTGGCTTGCCCAATGCGGCCTCCCATTTGCTGACCGTTTTTGCAGCGCTGGCTTCCGTTTTGTTCGGTATACGTGCGAAGTTTCTCCCAAACCGTCCGTCGCCAATCAGTATTTCCCTCATCAAAAAGGGGCAATATCAGGGCAATTTCGCAATCTTGATTGTGACGACGCTTGAAAAACTTCTATTGATGCGGCGTTTCACCCGGTCGCGTGGCAGACGTGGTCGCTTGCAATTTATGGCGATTGATCAAAAACCTGCGGCGCTGGTTCGTTTCATCCTATCGGTGCTATTTGGGCGCCTCGGTAAAACCGTGCAAAAAGGTATTCACCTGGAGCAAGGTGATGTTATCCGCATTGAAGGCAAAAACAGCAATGTTGTGATGGACGGAGAACTGTTTCGCGCCAAAGAAGGCAAGCCGATCGTTTTAAAGTCCACCGAACCAGTGTCTTTCCTTCGCCTCGCTGCTTAG
- the spt gene encoding serine palmitoyltransferase, translated as MTDLLSKFDPLIQERETLLATGVKDPYALVMEEVKSPTVAICNGKETILLGTYNYMGMTFDDDVMEAGLTALKDFGSGTTGSRLLNGTYSPHKDCEEALKEFYDMDHAMVFSTGYQANLGIISTLAGKGDYVILDIDSHASIYDGCAMGNAEIVAFRHNDAEALEKRLKRLPADAGKLVVLEGVYSMLGDVAPLKEMIRICKENGAMTLVDEAHSMGFIGENGRGVVEDQGVIDDVDFIIGTFSKSVGTVGGFCVSNHPKFEIMRLVCRPYVFTASLPPSVMATASTSIRKLMHSGNKRAHLWENSKKLHQGLRDLGFELGTPEAQSAIIAVIMPDLERGAMMWQALLAEGLYVNLARPPATPANMTLLRCSLCAEHTTEQVDQILGMFEAAGKAVGAI; from the coding sequence ATGACCGATCTTTTGAGTAAATTCGATCCGCTGATTCAGGAACGCGAGACGCTCCTCGCAACGGGCGTGAAAGACCCGTATGCACTGGTTATGGAGGAAGTGAAATCTCCCACCGTTGCTATATGTAACGGCAAAGAAACCATTCTGCTCGGCACGTATAATTATATGGGCATGACCTTTGATGATGATGTTATGGAAGCAGGACTTACCGCGCTAAAGGACTTTGGCTCCGGAACGACCGGCAGCCGTCTTCTGAACGGTACATATAGTCCGCACAAGGACTGCGAAGAAGCGCTCAAAGAATTTTACGACATGGACCATGCAATGGTCTTCTCCACTGGCTATCAGGCGAATCTGGGGATCATCTCCACACTGGCCGGCAAGGGTGATTATGTCATTCTTGATATCGACAGCCATGCCTCCATTTATGACGGCTGCGCCATGGGCAATGCAGAAATTGTTGCGTTCCGGCATAACGATGCCGAAGCACTGGAAAAGCGCCTGAAGCGCTTACCCGCTGACGCTGGCAAACTGGTAGTACTCGAAGGCGTCTATTCGATGCTTGGTGATGTTGCACCGCTAAAGGAAATGATCCGTATCTGTAAGGAAAACGGCGCCATGACGCTGGTCGACGAGGCCCACAGCATGGGCTTTATCGGCGAAAACGGCCGCGGTGTGGTCGAGGATCAAGGTGTCATTGATGATGTGGATTTCATCATCGGAACGTTCAGCAAATCAGTGGGAACCGTCGGCGGCTTCTGCGTCTCCAACCATCCGAAGTTTGAAATTATGCGACTGGTTTGCCGCCCTTATGTGTTCACGGCTTCACTACCACCCAGCGTTATGGCAACAGCCAGCACCTCGATCCGCAAGCTGATGCACAGCGGAAACAAGCGCGCGCATTTGTGGGAGAACAGCAAGAAACTCCATCAAGGGCTGCGTGATCTTGGCTTTGAACTCGGTACGCCGGAAGCACAAAGCGCGATTATCGCGGTTATCATGCCGGACCTCGAACGCGGCGCGATGATGTGGCAGGCGCTGCTCGCAGAAGGTCTCTACGTCAATCTTGCACGTCCACCAGCGACACCGGCAAACATGACCTTGCTGCGCTGCTCGCTTTGTGCCGAGCATACGACAGAGCAAGTTGACCAGATTTTGGGTATGTTTGAAGCAGCCGGCAAGGCGGTTGGCGCGATTTAA
- a CDS encoding acyl carrier protein — protein MASREEIMAKVEALIGPFNNKGVELKDDTTFAGDLEWDSLTVMDFVAAVEDEFDIIITMNMQAEIENVGQLADAVAKLMEQ, from the coding sequence ATGGCAAGTCGTGAAGAAATTATGGCCAAGGTAGAAGCCTTGATTGGTCCATTCAACAACAAGGGCGTTGAACTGAAGGATGATACCACCTTTGCGGGCGATCTTGAGTGGGACAGCCTGACGGTAATGGATTTTGTCGCAGCGGTGGAAGATGAATTTGACATCATAATCACCATGAACATGCAGGCTGAAATCGAGAATGTTGGCCAGCTTGCCGACGCTGTCGCCAAGTTGATGGAACAATAA
- a CDS encoding N-acetyltransferase, translating to MSSHIDIQPVTTKAQLKTFVELAYQLNGDDSHWIPPLKSEVYALLNPKKNPFFEHATVQLYLAKKNGEAVGRISAHIDHLALEQPVEKGFGPGTGNWGLLEADSQETAAALIDAAEKWLKSKDMHRVVAPISLSVWDEPGLLTRGHDHSPTVMMGHHKAVYQDWIEGESYKSVKELITYHLPITDGFPPLIDRIVKSGERNSKLKLRKVEKAHFDRDAKIIMNILNDAWSDNWGFVPLTDHEIAHVGVKLKPIVYEDLIMIAEYEGKPVAFMMTLPDLNDRTKDMNGSLLPFNWAKLLWWLKFPKSPTMRVPLMGVVKELQNSRVASQMAFMMIEYIRREAVAKYGAVRGEIGWILDDNQGMVAIADAIESKINRVYTVYEKAI from the coding sequence GTGTCATCGCATATAGACATACAACCTGTAACGACCAAGGCTCAGCTCAAGACATTTGTTGAGCTGGCCTATCAACTGAATGGCGATGATTCTCATTGGATACCGCCGCTCAAGTCTGAAGTCTATGCACTGCTCAACCCCAAGAAGAACCCGTTTTTTGAGCATGCGACGGTTCAACTCTATCTTGCGAAAAAAAATGGTGAAGCTGTTGGCCGGATCAGCGCACATATTGATCATCTTGCATTGGAACAACCAGTCGAGAAGGGTTTTGGTCCTGGAACCGGTAATTGGGGCCTGTTGGAAGCTGATAGCCAAGAGACGGCCGCCGCGCTGATTGATGCCGCAGAAAAATGGCTCAAAAGCAAAGATATGCACCGTGTAGTCGCTCCCATCAGCCTGTCAGTCTGGGACGAACCCGGGTTGTTGACACGTGGTCACGATCATAGTCCTACGGTGATGATGGGGCATCACAAAGCTGTTTATCAGGACTGGATCGAAGGCGAGAGCTACAAGAGCGTCAAAGAACTGATCACATATCATCTTCCGATAACCGATGGTTTCCCGCCGTTAATTGACCGTATTGTGAAATCAGGCGAGCGCAATAGCAAGCTGAAGCTGCGTAAAGTCGAAAAAGCTCATTTTGATCGTGATGCAAAAATAATCATGAATATCCTCAACGACGCGTGGTCGGACAATTGGGGTTTTGTTCCTTTAACCGACCACGAAATCGCGCATGTAGGAGTAAAACTGAAGCCAATCGTTTATGAAGATTTGATCATGATTGCAGAATATGAAGGCAAGCCGGTCGCCTTCATGATGACATTGCCTGATCTGAATGACCGAACCAAAGATATGAACGGTAGTCTTCTCCCGTTCAATTGGGCCAAACTGCTCTGGTGGTTGAAATTTCCAAAATCCCCAACCATGCGTGTCCCCTTAATGGGTGTCGTCAAAGAACTGCAGAACAGCCGTGTTGCAAGCCAAATGGCCTTTATGATGATCGAATATATCCGCCGGGAAGCCGTTGCAAAATATGGTGCAGTCCGCGGCGAAATCGGCTGGATACTGGATGATAATCAAGGAATGGTGGCAATCGCCGATGCTATCGAGTCCAAGATCAACCGGGTTTACACGGTTTACGAAAAGGCGATTTGA
- a CDS encoding Pycsar system effector family protein yields MTEDRKWPDEVIQLLRTTQQHHVQLSLMADHKANMLIGATFVVFTLAIGQSHASSFSLPLLILAISAFCAAGLAAIAVMPATKIRAGANPNMLFFGAFSKISEDEFKDQLLAENFVDQETVYRTMLRDIYQMGIVLERKKYRYLGLAYRVFLLGLSMTFVTYLAEQFAGPLL; encoded by the coding sequence ATGACCGAGGACCGAAAATGGCCGGATGAAGTCATCCAATTGCTGCGCACGACCCAGCAGCATCATGTTCAACTCAGTCTGATGGCTGATCATAAGGCCAATATGCTAATTGGCGCAACATTCGTGGTTTTTACTCTGGCTATCGGGCAAAGTCATGCGAGCAGCTTCTCCTTGCCTCTGCTCATACTCGCAATTTCCGCTTTTTGTGCAGCAGGTCTGGCCGCGATCGCTGTGATGCCAGCGACCAAGATACGGGCCGGTGCCAATCCTAACATGCTGTTTTTCGGGGCGTTCTCAAAAATATCGGAAGACGAGTTCAAGGACCAGCTTTTGGCGGAGAATTTCGTTGATCAGGAAACGGTTTATCGCACAATGTTGCGCGATATCTATCAAATGGGCATCGTACTTGAACGCAAAAAATATCGTTATCTCGGTCTCGCATACCGGGTGTTTCTGCTCGGTCTATCGATGACTTTCGTGACATATCTCGCAGAACAATTTGCCGGACCGCTGCTCTGA